In Rosa chinensis cultivar Old Blush chromosome 1, RchiOBHm-V2, whole genome shotgun sequence, a genomic segment contains:
- the LOC112195907 gene encoding UDP-glycosyltransferase 73C7, with protein sequence MAGVGEIFVVSAAGQGHLQPCMELCNHLLSRHYHTTIVIPSTLSSAIPSSFSQNPLAQILQLTASSGPPRPGPDPLRNQAAQDLDRHLANRPATAPRALCAVIDFQMGWSKEVFWKFDVPVVGFFTFGACAAAMEWGSWKVQAGDIRPDEIRPIPGLPEEMALTISDLKRKPFGPPRGGPGGPSPGGPNGPPGGPPGGGGKGGGGGGPPKPGNRPPWVPEVEGSVALMFNTCDYLERPFIDYMTEQMGIPTWGVGPLLPESYWQSPSDSSIRHRQIRAKQRQSNYTEDDVVKWLDGKPPGSVLYVAFGSEVGPTPEEYPELAGALEESTGPFIWVIQPGSGGSEPGYGLESKVGERGLIIRGWAPQLLILSHPSTGGFLSHCGWNSTAEALGRGVPFLGWPVRGDQYFNAKLVVNHLKVGYRVAEDLSEMVRKEDVVRGIEKLMGDEEMKKRALAIRQKFENGFPASSEAALDAFGDFITSRKAT encoded by the coding sequence ATGGCCGGAGTCGGAGAGATATTCGTAGTCTCAGCAGCGGGGCAAGGCCACCTGCAACCATGCATGGAGCTCTGCAACCACCTCCTCTCCCGCCACTACCACACCACCATCGTCATTCCCTCCACTCTCTCCTCCGCCATCCCTTCCTCATTTTCCCAAAACCCACTCGCCCAGATCCTCCAACTCACCGCCTCTTCCGGCCCACCCCGACCCGGACCCGACCCGCTCCGCAACCAAGCCGCCCAGGACCTCGACCGCCACCTCGCCAACCGTCCAGCCACCGCCCCCCGGGCTCTCTGCGCCGTGATCGACTTCCAGATGGGCTGGTCCAAGGAGGTCTTCTGGAAATTCGACGTCCCCGTCGTCGGATTCTTCACCTTCGGCGCGTGCGCCGCCGCCATGGAGTGGGGCTCGTGGAAGGTCCAAGCCGGAGACATCCGCCCCGACGAGATCCGCCCAATTCCCGGCCTACCCGAAGAAATGGCTCTCACTATTTCCGATCTCAAACGTAAGCCCTTTGGCCCGCCACGTGGCGGTCCGGGCGGCCCATCACCCGGCGGTCCGAACGGTCCACCGGGCGGCCCACCAGGCGgaggaggaaaaggaggaggaggaggaggtccGCCGAAACCGGGGAACCGGCCGCCGTGGGTCCCGGAGGTGGAAGGCTCGGTAGCGTTGATGTTCAACACGTGTGACTACCTGGAGCGTCCGTTCATCGACTACATGACGGAGCAGATGGGGATTCCGACGTGGGGAGTGGGCCCGCTATTACCGGAATCATATTGGCAGTCGCCGTCGGATTCTTCAATCCGCCACCGTCAGATCAGAGCTAAGCAGCGGCAATCGAACTACACCGAAGACGACGTCGTTAAGTGGCTGGACGGAAAGCCTCCCGGGTCGGTGTTGTACGTGGCGTTCGGAAGTGAAGTGGGTCCGACTCCGGAAGAGTATCCGGAGCTGGCTGGCGCATTGGAGGAGTCGACCGGGCCGTTCATCTGGGTCATCCAACCCGGGTCGGGTGGGTCCGAACCAGGCTATGGGTTGGAGAGCAAAGTGGGGGAGAGGGGTTTGATAATACGGGGATGGGCACCACAGCTGTTGATACTGAGCCACCCATCAACGGGTGGGTTCTTATCACATTGTGGGTGGAACTCAACGGCGGAAGCGTTGGGCCGGGGAGTGCCGTTTTTGGGGTGGCCGGTTAGAGGTGATCAGTACTTCAATGCAAAATTGGTGGTGAACCATttgaaggttggttacagagtTGCTGAGGACTTGTCGGAGATGGTTAGGAAGGAGGATGTTGTGAGAGGGATAGAGAAGCTGATGGGGGATGAGGAGATGAAGAAGAGGGCGTTGGCGATACGGCAGAAGTTTGAGAATGGGTTTCCGGCCAGCTCCGAGGCGGCATTGGATGCTTTTGGTGATTTTATTACTAGCCGAAAAGCAACTTAG
- the LOC112195917 gene encoding stress-response A/B barrel domain-containing protein HS1, with translation MEEAKGVVKHVLLAEFKEGVTESEIEQLIGGFANLVNLIDPMESFHWGKDVSIENLHQGFTHIFESSFKSNEAVAEYLAHPAHVDFANLFRPHVEKVLVFDYKPTTVRV, from the exons atggaggaaGCGAAGGGAGTGGTGAAGCATGTATTGTTAGCCGAGTTCAAGGAAGGAGTGACTGAGTCGGAGATTGAGCAACTCATCGGAGGCTTTGCCAACCTCGTCAATCTCATTGATCCCATGGAGTCCTTCCACTG GGGAAAGGACGTGAGCATTGAGAACCTGCATCAAGGTTTCACTCATATCTTTGAGTCCAGCTTTAAGAGTAATGAGGCTGTTGCGGAGTATCTAGCTCATCCTGCCCATGTTGATTTTGCAAACTTGTTCCGTCCCCATGTGGAGAAAGTCCTTGTGTTTGATTACAAACCCACTACAGTTCGTGTCTGA